CAGATGTGGAGACATCTAAACAACTATAACTGAAGGAAGACCCTTTTCAGCCTGTCCAGTGGAGAATTGGCAGGATTTCCAGGGAGCCAACAAGCCGATTAGGGAGCCGGCACCCGTTTCGCGAACGTCCCGTTAACGTTTCGTGCCCagaatcaaatattcaaatcaaaatctagAGAATAAAAGCGCCGGTCTTGGCTAACAAACtagtcaattttgttttgtttaccaATAGCTTTATCACGTTATCTGCAAAACTATAGGGTTCTATGAGGCATTTtaactcacgtggccagcatctacgTTAATGCattgcaacaaaagaaagtttttacataagaaaagagttaaaTTCCTACAGGGTTGTCTTgttacaccaacatggccgccgtttcattgttttgaaacaccaatatggccgcagTGATGTCacgtgaaaacgctctattgcaACGTCTACTTTAAATGTAAACAGCAACAGCtttccgggcccgttaattattgGGACTTTCGAGGGCCAGAAGCAGAAGGAAAAGGTCCCTCCATCCCTTTCCGCCTTAACGTCTTTTCTTTAGGGGCCAATTTAAACATGAGCtacacccacattggtctcccgtaggggtttaattttaattttccaacaACCAtgatccccgtcacttttatatgggggCCCCCCCGGGACCTTGACGTGTTTATCAGTATTATAGAAGGGCTTCTGATCCGCCAGTCTTGGAAAGAGTAAAATGGAAAAGCAAACCTTCTGCCCCTCGAATCAATGATGAAGCTGCACAACGGATTTTAATCCTTGTATTTTGTCCAAGACTGTAGATCATGGCTTTGCTCATTATCGTCAATAGGCCCTTTCAGAGTTACCCCATGCCTCTGATTAAATGATtcttattctcatgcaaattcaaactcattttctaaagaaaggttttgcacttagcctcactGTTTTAACCATATAGAGATAAACCCATTTTAATGGACGAACAAGCAAGCAAttccacccccctccctccaTCCATGGTGCAAGAAGGATTACAGATTCGGTCTCCTGaaactttcctttgttatggTATAGTAGAACGAATAAAAATCCAGTTGTAACCGCAAATTTGATGATTCATTTCGGCAAAAGCTAAAATGCCTCAATTTTACCACCCCAGCCTTCAAAATACTGAGAATTCTGTTTATAACGTTTTCCTGGAAAATTAATTAGGTACAGTCTAGCTAGGAAGTGAAAGGCGTTGAGAGTTGTCCTCTTAAACTACTTGGAAAATGTTATAAATGTGTTGGCCATCCTCAGTCTTTCCTCACTGAATTACATCACGGACTCTACCCTAACCAGCACACCATTTTTTGCAGTCATTGTTGCACCATCATGTAAGACTAGAGGAACTTGCGTCTCGGGTGATTGCACAAACTTGTACTTCATTAGGATCTTTACAAGAGCAATCTTGATCTCCAGCAGGGCGAACCGCATACCGATACAATTTCGTGGCCCGGCCCCGAACGGCAGAAACTGAAAGGGATGGTGGGTGTCTTTCCTTGGGCCTCGGAATCTCTCGGGGTCAAACTTCTCCGGGTCTTCCCAGGCATCGGGATCATGATGAAAGGCATAGACTGGAATTACAACCTCGGTTCCAGCAGGAATATGGATTCCGTTAAGGTTAAAATCTTCACGGCATTCACGATTTGGGTGTGGAACAGGCGGACACAATCGCTGTGACTCCTTTATCACACAATCAAGGTATTCAATGCTTTGGGCTATTTCATAGAGAGGTTTCTTATTTGCATGGGTCTCAAAGGCATCTCTGATGTCTGAACGCAGTTTGTCTTGGACCCCTGGGTTACAAGCCAAGTGGTACACAGTGAACGAGAGAGTGTTGCTTGACGTTTCAAAACCGGCCAATAAGAAGATGAAGGACTGGGCTACAACCTCGTCATCAGAGAGTCTGCTGACTCCTTCAACAGTGGTTTCATCAGTGGCGGTCATCATGAGTTCTAGCAGGTCTTTTCGATTTGTCTGCCCCTGTTGTCGACGAATGTGTAACATTTCTCTCCCGATACGTTCAAAATAGTTTACATCATTTCCATTTAGAACAAGTAACAAACGAAGAAGTGAGTTTCCAAATGGAAGACGGGCCATTTGTCGGAGAAAGAAAGGCACGTGAAACAGTTTCTTAGCCTCTTGTAGAATTTCGCTGTTTTCTCCCATTTGTATTTTTGCATCAACTCCAAAAGCAGTGGCCAAAATGACTTCTAGTGTCATTTTACTGAACCAGTCCAGCATGTCAACACTTTGATCTGTGAAACACAACAAAGCAAAATTGTTTCTTTGCATTACCATTTACACAGATAAACTTgcttattatatagatactgatgaaataccaggatttttccttttactaaaaaaatcatatcttcatcgcgagCAGTgaacatattatttttatcctttacccgtgaggatattggtgtcgccatggttactaacatgataAGCCCATTACAAGAGAGCTTCCCACTCAGGCGCGCGGCCGGttcttttgaaatttcattCACAAAATGGCTTCGAGGTGCGAAGACGGTACAGTTACCAGTGACTTTCTCGATGAGTCAAGAATCCACAACATGATGCTATTTTAAGATACGCTTTTGCTGTTAtagaatttttctcttcttcattagaattttgactttttggaacagaaaatataagtatgattgtctttatttctcctttataactttatatccgggtttcataacatttttttaacaggcattttgcgataggtgatcactttaattgcactattttgctgtttcgaaaatgaattttaaaaaaagttggttttttttgtaggaatttcatcagtatctataaaataaacagaacataacatggccgcttggggatacgaattttatcttccaGTGCTGAAGCTCACTcatgagagatactttcagcactcgaagataaaattcgtatcccgcgcggccatgtaatatcctctatatacaAAGAAAGAAGTAATACTGAATATACTAAAATGAAACAGGAACGGCCTTATTTCCGCAGTTAAAATTTATGGTCATAAACATAAAAATtagattaaattaaattaattttatttaagctcgatagcgtgaggagtggttgcccaatctcccgagccaggggctcatgtattaaacgctcgagcattccggatcgaattggaatAGAAATGTCGGTTTTtgcggagaggggaaaaccggagtacccggagaaaaacctctcggagcagagaagagaaccaacaacaaagtcAACCCACATATGACGACGAgtccgggaatcgaacccgggccacattggtggaaggtgagtgctctcaccactgcgccatccctgctCCCCCCAAACATAAAAAAGGATGTCTAAAACCTGTGCAAAAACTATTCCACTGACATTTAGTATTCTATATGTAAAAGTAAAGGAGATTTGCTCTCttgtaaaatgtctttaaaTTCACGATTTATAGACATTTCATTGTCTCCGTAAATTGTCCAGATTTTCAAGTGAACAAATTACGGCGTCTCAGACAGTATTCTTTGGAATGCTTCAAAGATAAAAtaagctttttaaaataaataagtaaatgagTCTATgtcattgaaaagaaaagaaagttttttttctatccTAATAAGATTCATAGAAATCGGATTATTCCAAGAAAAATCATCAAAGAATTTTTCTCTTGCGCGTTTGTGGAAACTGCATTCGAAAATGAGGTGCGTTTCAGCGTGTTCAAGGCATCAATGGATGAACAAGGATTTGAGACACAACGTCTACCGGTTTCATTCTTTAATCATGGTTTTCAGGTCTCAATTTCGCTCCGTGTCAGATACATTTGGTGAATTTGCATGGCGTTGACGATGTTTTGTCCTATTTTGTGTAAGGTTTGAACCAGTTGTGGAGTCGAGAAATgcgacaaacgcagactgcagactgccaGATAAACGAAGTAACCATTGTCGTAGAATGCTCTAACagattccctatccctaaaatagacttttaaataattaaacttTAGGGATAGGGACTCTATTAAAGCATTCCACAACAAAGTTTTCCTCGTTTACCTgccagtctgcaagtctgcagtctgtgTTTGTCGCACACCGGCTCTTTGCACCGGCTACATCCAGTCCATTCGTGGTTGGCCTCGTTCTACTTCGGTACAGTGCAAtgcaagatttaaaataaatgtcCATCCCATCCTTTACCCTCCTTAACTACTCAAGATGCAACTCACCCGAGTCagcaattttttcaagtttctccaAAAGTGTGTCACACAACTTCTCCATCAATGGTACCATCAGCTTCAATTTTCCCGCACTGAACGTGGGTGTCAGCGTGTTACGAATCCGTTTCCATTTGTCGTCCCGTGAGGATCCCACGTTCTGTGCCAGAGTTTTGTTCGCTAGCTTTTGGAACTGGAAACGATTGCGGAAGTTTGCAAAATCCTTGACCATTATTTGTTTCAACAGCTCCGGATCGGCAACGACAAGCGATGGCCTGCCGCCCAAACAGATGGTGAAAACTTTGCCGTATCTTTTAAGGAAAGCAAGGTGCATCTGATAAATACCATTGTAATTCCTCACTTCTAGAAAGTTCCCAAGGAATGGAATAGGTTTGGGTCCGGGAACATTTAGTTTCTTGAGGTCAGCGAAGCCTCTCGTCCCATACCAGTACAGAAAGAGCGCTACGAGAAGTAGCAACGACGCTATGACCGTAGGATGAGCGAGGGTCTCCATGAATAATGGCTGCTGTAGAAACGCCCCTAAAGCTTCCATCTTGTCCACATGGAGTGTAAAAAAATGAGcctggagaaaaaaaggaagaaggattCAACACACGGAATCAGCTCAGCGAAGCGTAATTTAATACCGTGCTTGATTGAACACATCAAACACATCACTGTCACAGCTACAGATATAATATGTCACGTTATGCTAGTTTATTTTATGTCATTGTCTGACATTTATTCACAGCTTACATATGTGGTAGATTTCTAgttactagcctgcgtagctgtagtctccttcgcagccacTCGGGCCGGGCTTGTGATTAATACAGCCAACAATTCTGTGCAAGGACAACTCGAACAAACAGGAGCGAGATAAAGCCTGATGTTGGTGTAGCTCAGGAtcagcaaaattaaaataacatttaatcAAAATTGAAGGCAAGCCTGATTGGGCAGCTCAGGGTTGGTAATATAGTTATTTGCCCAACATTTCGACTAGACAAAACTGTAATCTTCATCAGGGTAGAAAAGAAGCTTTC
The sequence above is a segment of the Porites lutea chromosome 3, jaPorLute2.1, whole genome shotgun sequence genome. Coding sequences within it:
- the LOC140930138 gene encoding cytochrome P450 3A11-like gives rise to the protein MEALGAFLQQPLFMETLAHPTVIASLLLLVALFLYWYGTRGFADLKKLNVPGPKPIPFLGNFLEVRNYNGIYQMHLAFLKRYGKVFTICLGGRPSLVVADPELLKQIMVKDFANFRNRFQFQKLANKTLAQNVGSSRDDKWKRIRNTLTPTFSAGKLKLMVPLMEKLCDTLLEKLEKIADSDQSVDMLDWFSKMTLEVILATAFGVDAKIQMGENSEILQEAKKLFHVPFFLRQMARLPFGNSLLRLLLVLNGNDVNYFERIGREMLHIRRQQGQTNRKDLLELMMTATDETTVEGVSRLSDDEVVAQSFIFLLAGFETSSNTLSFTVYHLACNPGVQDKLRSDIRDAFETHANKKPLYEIAQSIEYLDCVIKESQRLCPPVPHPNRECREDFNLNGIHIPAGTEVVIPVYAFHHDPDAWEDPEKFDPERFRGPRKDTHHPFQFLPFGAGPRNCIGMRFALLEIKIALVKILMKYKFVQSPETQVPLVLHDGATMTAKNGVLVRVESVM